The Paraburkholderia largidicola DNA segment CGCCGACACGGGCACGCTCTGGCTCGTCGAAAACGAAGGCAACGGACGCCTGTCGACCACCGTGCCCGACGTGCATATCGCGATCATGGGCATGGAGAAAGTGGTCGAGAAGCTGTCGCATATCGTGCCGCTGTCCAGCCTCTTGACGCGCTCCGCCACGGGCCAGGCGATCACCACGTACTTCAACCTGATCACCGGCCCGCGCCGCGAAGGCGAGCGCGACGGTCCGCGTGAAATGCATGTGGTACTGCTCGACAATGGCCGCACGCAGGCCTATGCGGACGAGCAACTGCGCGCGACGCTGCAATGCATCCGCTGCGGCGCGTGCATGAACCATTGCCCCGTGTACACGCGCATCGGCGGACACGCGTACGGCACGACGTATCCGGGCCCGATCGGCAAGATCATTTCGCCGCATCTGCTCGGCCTCGAAGAAACTGCCGACCTGCCGACGGCATCGAGCCTGTGCGGCGCATGCGGCGAAGTGTGCCCGGTGCGCATTCCGATTCCCGACCTGCTGGTGCGCCTGCGCACGGAAGCGAATCGCGATCCGGACGAAGTGGTCGCGCATCCGCTGCGTGGACAAGGCGCGAAGTTCAGCCGCGAGGAACAGTTCGTGTGGCGCTTCTGGAGCGGCGCGTTTGCGCATCCGCGCGCGTACAAGGTGCTGCGCTGGGCGGCGACGAGACTGCGCGCATTCTCGCCGACGAACCAGATGGGCTGGACTCGCCACCGCGAGCCGCTGAAGCCCGCTGCGCGCAGTCTGCATGACCTGATGCGCGAGCGCGGCCAGCCCGAGTAACGCGCTTTCAATCCCGTAGATCGATATGCGTGCATCGCCTGAGCGGCGATGCACCGGGCGCGGCTGCGCGCCGCCGACAAGAATTCATCAATCGCATATTCGGAGGAGACCGACATGCACACGTGGTATCAGACCTACCTGCCCCTCGGCAGCCTCTGGCTATCCGCGCTCGCGGCCAGCATTCCCATTGTCTTTTTCTTCGTCGCGCTGGCGGGACTGCGACTGAAGGGTCACGTCGCGGCGGCAGGCACGCTGGCGCTGTCGCTGGCCGTCGCGATCTTCGCGTACGGCATGCCGGTGCAGCAGGCGTTCGCGGCGGCGGGCTTCGGCTTCGCGTACGGCATATGGCCGATCGCGTGGATCATCGTCACGGCCGTGTTCCTCTACAAACTGGTCGTGAAGACGGGACAGTTCGACATCATCCGCGCATCCGTGCTTGCACTGACCGACGACCAGCGTCTGCAACTGCTGCTGATCGGCTTTTCGTTCGGCGCGTTTCTCGAAGGCGCTGCGGGCTTCGGCGCGCCCGTCGCGATCACAGCGGCGCTGCTCGTCGGGCTGGGCTTCGACCCGATCAAGGCGGCGGGTCTGTGCCTGATCGCGAACACCGCGCCCGTCGCGTTCGGCGCGATGGGTATTCCGATCATCGTCGCGGGCCAGGTGACGGGCATCGATCCGTTTCTGATCGGCGCGACGGCGGGCCGTCAATTGCCGCTGCTTTCGCTCGCCGTGCCGTTCTGGCTCGTGTTCAT contains these protein-coding regions:
- a CDS encoding LutB/LldF family L-lactate oxidation iron-sulfur protein, with amino-acid sequence MNATPMHFVPSQDFKARARAALDDPKLRSSFRGAMDFLQTKRRTQFPDDDELQHLRDLGEAVRRHALTRLPDLLVQLEANLTARGVHVHWAETAAEANEIIHGIVQSHDAKRVIKGKSMASEEIELNHYLEARGIDCIESDMGEYIVQLAHEKPSHIVMPAIHKTKADIAELFEQHIPDTRYTEDVDELIQTGRRALRRAFVDADIGLSGVNFAAADTGTLWLVENEGNGRLSTTVPDVHIAIMGMEKVVEKLSHIVPLSSLLTRSATGQAITTYFNLITGPRREGERDGPREMHVVLLDNGRTQAYADEQLRATLQCIRCGACMNHCPVYTRIGGHAYGTTYPGPIGKIISPHLLGLEETADLPTASSLCGACGEVCPVRIPIPDLLVRLRTEANRDPDEVVAHPLRGQGAKFSREEQFVWRFWSGAFAHPRAYKVLRWAATRLRAFSPTNQMGWTRHREPLKPAARSLHDLMRERGQPE